A genomic region of Mitsuaria sp. 7 contains the following coding sequences:
- a CDS encoding MipA/OmpV family protein, whose amino-acid sequence MRRVLPPPLHQLLCPGLIAGLIAGIAPPSAQAAGSLVLMDAPPAQTSWSAGASTRSWPSAPGSRARSNDLLPALEVLTANGAFVSTDLGIGWNVVPLLADAETASTWQVGARLWPQFGRPSRVTPKGIDRLGSRVTTEAFANVQVTSWLMLQSGFSWGSGRRHDGQQFELGLTSGIPIGDDLIAVTLATTAANSAHLRSSYGIGARESLASGLPEWHPRAGMMDWSIAFSGEHKFSERWSVSGQWLNARLVGDASRSPLTTSKTQQTFSASLWYRF is encoded by the coding sequence ATGCGCCGCGTCCTTCCACCTCCCCTTCACCAGCTCCTGTGTCCCGGACTGATCGCCGGCCTGATCGCCGGCATCGCACCGCCGTCGGCCCAGGCCGCGGGCAGCCTGGTGCTGATGGACGCGCCGCCCGCGCAGACGAGCTGGTCCGCCGGCGCATCGACGCGCAGCTGGCCCTCCGCGCCCGGGAGCCGCGCCCGCAGCAACGACCTGCTGCCCGCCCTGGAGGTGCTGACCGCCAACGGCGCGTTCGTCTCAACGGACCTCGGCATCGGCTGGAATGTCGTGCCCTTGCTGGCCGATGCTGAAACGGCCTCGACATGGCAGGTCGGCGCCCGGCTGTGGCCGCAGTTCGGGCGACCCTCCCGGGTCACGCCCAAGGGCATCGACCGGTTGGGCTCGCGCGTCACGACGGAGGCGTTCGCCAACGTCCAGGTGACCTCATGGCTGATGTTGCAGTCAGGCTTCTCCTGGGGCAGCGGCCGTCGGCACGACGGCCAGCAGTTCGAGCTGGGCCTGACCTCGGGGATCCCGATCGGCGACGACCTCATCGCCGTCACGCTGGCGACCACCGCCGCGAACAGCGCGCATCTGCGCAGCAGCTACGGCATCGGCGCCCGCGAGTCCCTGGCGAGCGGCCTGCCGGAATGGCACCCGCGCGCCGGAATGATGGATTGGAGCATCGCGTTCAGCGGAGAGCACAAGTTCTCCGAGCGATGGTCCGTCAGCGGCCAGTGGCTGAACGCGCGGCTGGTGGGCGACGCGTCGCGGTCCCCGCTGACGACCTCGAAGACGCAGCAGACCTTCAGCGCCAGCCTCTGGTACCGCTTCTGA